The following are from one region of the Trichoderma breve strain T069 chromosome 5, whole genome shotgun sequence genome:
- a CDS encoding protein kinase domain-containing protein yields the protein MSWKLTKKLKDTHLGPLSAFSRSPSTSTITDKDEKGTSPGATTPTSESATGAADDLTQAPVIKKPGILVVTIHEGKGFSLPEEHRGAFSSSHQSSRSSGSALSGSVRPDSQRVAGSYSNGARPHSSGGGFGSIPTNHGRISGKYMPYALIDFDKVQVFVNSVEGNPENPLWAGSNTQYKFDVSRVTELVIHLYMRNPAAPPGSGRSQDIFLGVARINPRFEERQHVAEDSKASKKDREKAAEAQRQKGEGHAGVDWVDIQYGTGKIKVGVEFVETRAGKLKIEDFELLKVVGKGSFGKVMQVRKKDTNRIYALKTIRKAHIISRSEVAHTLAERSVLAQINNPFIVPLKFSFQSPEKLYFVLAFVNGGELFHHLQKEHRFDVNRSRFYTAELLCALECLHGFSVIYRDLKPENILLDYQGHIALCDFGLCKLDMKDEDRTNTFCGTPEYLAPELLLGQGYNKTVDWWTLGVLLYEMLTGLPPFYDENTNEMYRKILSDPLNFPPGDVVPPAARDLLTSLLNRDPKKRLGANGSSEIKAHPFFHGIDWHKLLQRKYEPTFKPSVTDAMDTANFDQEFTSEAPQDSYVDGPLLSQTMQDQFQGFSYNRPIAGLGDAGGSLRDPSFVGSLNNP from the exons ATGTCGTGGAAGCTGACCAAGA AACTCAAAGATACGCATCTCGGCCCGCTGAGCGCGTTTTCCCGGTCGCCGTCGACTTCCACCATCACcgacaaagatgaaaaggggACGAGCCCAGGCGCCACCACGCCGACTAGCGAGAGCGCTACTG GCGCCGCAGACGACTTGACGCAAGCGCCCGTCATTAAGAAGCCCGGTATCTTGGTCGTTACCATCCACGAAGGCAAGGGCTTCTCCCTTCCCGAAGAACATCGAGGCGCTTTTTCGTCCAGCCACCAGAGCTCGCGCTCTTCGGGCAGCGCCTTGTCTGGCTCTGTCCGTCCAGACTCTCAGCGCGTTGCTGGGTCATACTCAAACGGAGCAAGACCGCACTCTTCCGGCGGCGGATTCGGCTCGATTCCCACTAACCATGGGCGCATTTCCGGCAAATATATGCCCTATGCGCTGATCGATTTCGACAAGGTGCAGGTGTTTGTCAATTCGGTCGAAGGAAACCCCGAGAACCCTCTGTGGGCAGGTTCAAATACCCAATACAAGTTTGACGTTTCTCGAGTGACGGAGCTGGTGATCCATCTGTACATGCGGAACCCTGCTGCCCCTCCTGGGTCTGGGCGAAGCCAGGACATCTTCCTGGGTGTTGCCCGGATAAACCCCCGATTTGAAGAGAGACAACATGTGGCTGAGGactccaaggccagcaaGAAAGATCGCGAAAAGGCAGCCGAAGCTCAGCGCCAAAAGGGAGAAGGCCATGCCGGCGTTGATTGGGTTGACATCCAGTACGGCACGGGCAAGATCAAGGTTGGCGTTGAGTTTGTCGAGACACGGGCTGGAAAGCTCAAGATTGAAGACTTTGAACTGCTAAAGGTTGTAGGCAAGGGCAGCTTTGGCAAGGTCATGCAAGTACGCAAGAAGGACACCAACCGGATCTATGCGTTGAAGACGATTCGAAAAGCGCACATCATTTCCCGATCGGAAGTCGCCCATACGTTGGCCGAACGGTCTGTGCTGGCGCAGATAAACAATCCCTTCATCGTTCCTCTCAAGTTTAGCTTCCAATCGCCCGAGAAGTTGTATTTCGTCCTTGCCTTTGTCAATGGAGGAGaactcttccaccacctgCAAAAAGAGCACCGCTTCGACGTTAACAGGTCGAGGTTTTACACTGCTGAGCTTCTCTGTGCTTTGGAATGCTTGCATGGTTTTAGTGTCATTTACCGAGATCTGAAGCCGGAGAATATCTTGCTCGACTATCAAGGCCACATTGCACTGTGCGATTTTGGCTTGTGCAAGCTGGACATGAAGGACGAAGACCGGACCAACACATTTTGCGGCACGCCCGAGTATCTCGCCCCTGAACTTTTGTTGGGCCAAGGATACAACAAGACAGTGGACTGGTGGACCTTGGGTGTTTTGCTTTACGAAATGTTGACGGGACTTCCTCCGTTCTACGATGAGAATACAAACGAGATGTACAGAAAGATTCTGTCAGATCCTTTGAATTTCCCTCCCGGCGACGTGGTGCCTCCGGCTGCCAGAGACCTTTTGACCAGCCTGCTTAACAGAGACCCGAAGAAGCGACTTGGCGCTAATGGCTCATCCGAGATCAAGGCTCATCCGTTTTTCCATGGCATTGACTGGCACAAACTCTTGCAGCGTAAATATGAGCCTACGTTCAAGCCCAGCGTG ACGGATGCCATGGACACGGCCAATTTCGACCAGGAGTTTACCAGCGAGGCTCCCCAGGATTCGTATGTGGACGGCCCCCTGCTATCACAGACGATGCAGGATCAATTCCAAGGATTCAGCTACAACCGCCCCATTGCAGGCCTCGGGGATGCCGGCGGCAGTCTTAGAGATCCGTCGTTTGTGGGCAGCCTTAACAACCCCTAA